From Homo sapiens chromosome 6, GRCh38.p14 Primary Assembly, the proteins below share one genomic window:
- the PPP2R5D gene encoding serine/threonine-protein phosphatase 2A 56 kDa regulatory subunit delta isoform isoform 1 (isoform 1 is encoded by transcript variant 1), producing the protein MPYKLKKEKEPPKVAKCTAKPSSSGKDGGGENTEEAQPQPQPQPQPQAQSQPPSSNKRPSNSTPPPTQLSKIKYSGGPQIVKKERRQSSSRFNLSKNRELQKLPALKDSPTQEREELFIQKLRQCCVLFDFVSDPLSDLKFKEVKRAGLNEMVEYITHSRDVVTEAIYPEAVTMFSVNLFRTLPPSSNPTGAEFDPEEDEPTLEAAWPHLQLVYEFFLRFLESPDFQPNIAKKYIDQKFVLALLDLFDSEDPRERDFLKTILHRIYGKFLGLRAYIRRQINHIFYRFIYETEHHNGIAELLEILGSIINGFALPLKEEHKMFLIRVLLPLHKVKSLSVYHPQLAYCVVQFLEKESSLTEPVIVGLLKFWPKTHSPKEVMFLNELEEILDVIEPSEFSKVMEPLFRQLAKCVSSPHFQVAERALYYWNNEYIMSLISDNAARVLPIMFPALYRNSKSHWNKTIHGLIYNALKLFMEMNQKLFDDCTQQYKAEKQKGRFRMKEREEMWQKIEELARLNPQYPMFRAPPPLPPVYSMETETPTAEDIQLLKRTVETEAVQMLKDIKKEKVLLRRKSELPQDVYTIKALEAHKRAEEFLTASQEAL; encoded by the exons GCCCAgccgcagccccagccccagccccagccccaagcCCAGTCTCAGCCACCGTCATCCAACAAGCGTCCCAGCAATAGCACGCCGCCCCCCACGCAGCTCAGCAAAATCAAGTACTCAGGGGGGCCCCAGATTGTCAAGAAGGAGCGACGGCAAAGCTCCTCCCGCTTCAACCTCAGCAAGAATCGGGAGCTGCAGAAGCTTCCTGCCCTGAAAG ATTCGCCAACCCAGGAGCGGGAGGAGCTGTTTATCCAGAAGCTACGCCAGTGCTGTGTCCTCTTTGACTTCGTGTCAGACCCACTCAGTGACCTCAAATTCAAGGAGGTGAAGCGGGCAGGACTCAACGAGATGGTGGAGTACATCACCCATAGCCGTGATGTTGTCACTGAGGCCATTTACCCTGAGGCTGTCACCATG TTTTCAGTGAACCTCTTCCGGACGCTGCCACCTTCATCGAATCCCACAGGGGCTGAGTTTGACCCAGAGGAAGATGAGCCCACCCTGGAAGCTGCTTGGCCACATCTCCAG CTCGTGTATGAGTTCTTCTTACGTTTCCTTGAGTCTCCTGATTTCCAGCCAAACATAGCCAAGAAGTACATCGACCAGAAGTTTGTACTTGCT CTCCTAGACCTATTTGACAGTGAGGATCCTCGAGAGCGGGACTTCCTCAAGACCATTTTGCATCGCATCTATGGCAAGTTTTTGGGGCTCCGGGCTTATATCCGTAGGCAGATCAACCACATCTTCTACAG GTTCATCTACGAGACGGAGCATCACAACGGGATTGCTGAGCTCCTGGAGATCCTGGGCAG CATCATCAATGGCTTTGCCCTGCCCCTTAAAGAAGAGCACAAGATGTTCCTCATCCGTGTCCTACTTCCCCTTCACAAGGTCAAGTCCCTGAGTGTCTACCACCCTCAG CTGGCATACTGTGTGGTACAATTCCTGGAGAAGGAGAGCAGTCTGACTGAGCCG gtaattgtgggacttctcaAGTTTTGGCCCAAGACCCACAGCCCCAAGGAGGTGATGTTCTTGAATGAGCTGGAGGAGATTCTGGACGTCATTGAACCTTCTGAGTTCAGCAAAGTGATGGAACCCCTCTTCCGCCAGCTGGCCAAGTGTGTCTCTAGCCCCCATTTCCAG GTGGCAGAGCGTGCTCTCTATTACTGGAACAATGAGTACATCATGAGCCTGATAAGTGACAATGCTGCCCGAGTCCTCCCCATCATGTTCCCTGCACTCTACAGGAACTCCAAGAGCCACTGGAACAA GACAATCCATGGACTGATCTATAATGCCCTGAAGTTGTTTATGGAAATGAATCAGAAGCTGTTTGATGACTGCACACAACAATACAAGGCAGAGAAGCAGAA GGGCCGGTTCCGaatgaaggaaagggaagagatgtGGCAAAAAATCGAGGAGCTGGCCCGGCTTAATCCCCAG TATCCCATGTTCCGAGCCCCTCCACCACTGCCCCCTGTGTACTCGATGGAGACAGAGACCCCCACAGCTGAGGACATCCAGCTTCTGAAGAGGACTGTGGAGACTGAGGCTGTTCAG ATGCTAAAAGACATCAAGAAGGAGAAAGTGCTGCTGCGGAGGAAGTCGGAGCTGCCCCAGGACGTGTACACCATCAAGGCACTGGAGGCGCACAAGCGGGCGGAAGAGTTCCTAACTGCCAGCCAGGAGGCTCTCTGA
- the PPP2R5D gene encoding serine/threonine-protein phosphatase 2A 56 kDa regulatory subunit delta isoform isoform 2 (isoform 2 is encoded by transcript variant 2): MPYKLKKEKEPPKVAKCTAKPSSSGKDGGGENTEEAQPQPQPQPQPQAQSQPPSSNKRPSNSTPPPTQLSKIKYSGGPQIVKKELFIQKLRQCCVLFDFVSDPLSDLKFKEVKRAGLNEMVEYITHSRDVVTEAIYPEAVTMFSVNLFRTLPPSSNPTGAEFDPEEDEPTLEAAWPHLQLVYEFFLRFLESPDFQPNIAKKYIDQKFVLALLDLFDSEDPRERDFLKTILHRIYGKFLGLRAYIRRQINHIFYRFIYETEHHNGIAELLEILGSIINGFALPLKEEHKMFLIRVLLPLHKVKSLSVYHPQLAYCVVQFLEKESSLTEPVIVGLLKFWPKTHSPKEVMFLNELEEILDVIEPSEFSKVMEPLFRQLAKCVSSPHFQVAERALYYWNNEYIMSLISDNAARVLPIMFPALYRNSKSHWNKTIHGLIYNALKLFMEMNQKLFDDCTQQYKAEKQKGRFRMKEREEMWQKIEELARLNPQYPMFRAPPPLPPVYSMETETPTAEDIQLLKRTVETEAVQMLKDIKKEKVLLRRKSELPQDVYTIKALEAHKRAEEFLTASQEAL; encoded by the exons GCCCAgccgcagccccagccccagccccagccccaagcCCAGTCTCAGCCACCGTCATCCAACAAGCGTCCCAGCAATAGCACGCCGCCCCCCACGCAGCTCAGCAAAATCAAGTACTCAGGGGGGCCCCAGATTGTCAAGAAG GAGCTGTTTATCCAGAAGCTACGCCAGTGCTGTGTCCTCTTTGACTTCGTGTCAGACCCACTCAGTGACCTCAAATTCAAGGAGGTGAAGCGGGCAGGACTCAACGAGATGGTGGAGTACATCACCCATAGCCGTGATGTTGTCACTGAGGCCATTTACCCTGAGGCTGTCACCATG TTTTCAGTGAACCTCTTCCGGACGCTGCCACCTTCATCGAATCCCACAGGGGCTGAGTTTGACCCAGAGGAAGATGAGCCCACCCTGGAAGCTGCTTGGCCACATCTCCAG CTCGTGTATGAGTTCTTCTTACGTTTCCTTGAGTCTCCTGATTTCCAGCCAAACATAGCCAAGAAGTACATCGACCAGAAGTTTGTACTTGCT CTCCTAGACCTATTTGACAGTGAGGATCCTCGAGAGCGGGACTTCCTCAAGACCATTTTGCATCGCATCTATGGCAAGTTTTTGGGGCTCCGGGCTTATATCCGTAGGCAGATCAACCACATCTTCTACAG GTTCATCTACGAGACGGAGCATCACAACGGGATTGCTGAGCTCCTGGAGATCCTGGGCAG CATCATCAATGGCTTTGCCCTGCCCCTTAAAGAAGAGCACAAGATGTTCCTCATCCGTGTCCTACTTCCCCTTCACAAGGTCAAGTCCCTGAGTGTCTACCACCCTCAG CTGGCATACTGTGTGGTACAATTCCTGGAGAAGGAGAGCAGTCTGACTGAGCCG gtaattgtgggacttctcaAGTTTTGGCCCAAGACCCACAGCCCCAAGGAGGTGATGTTCTTGAATGAGCTGGAGGAGATTCTGGACGTCATTGAACCTTCTGAGTTCAGCAAAGTGATGGAACCCCTCTTCCGCCAGCTGGCCAAGTGTGTCTCTAGCCCCCATTTCCAG GTGGCAGAGCGTGCTCTCTATTACTGGAACAATGAGTACATCATGAGCCTGATAAGTGACAATGCTGCCCGAGTCCTCCCCATCATGTTCCCTGCACTCTACAGGAACTCCAAGAGCCACTGGAACAA GACAATCCATGGACTGATCTATAATGCCCTGAAGTTGTTTATGGAAATGAATCAGAAGCTGTTTGATGACTGCACACAACAATACAAGGCAGAGAAGCAGAA GGGCCGGTTCCGaatgaaggaaagggaagagatgtGGCAAAAAATCGAGGAGCTGGCCCGGCTTAATCCCCAG TATCCCATGTTCCGAGCCCCTCCACCACTGCCCCCTGTGTACTCGATGGAGACAGAGACCCCCACAGCTGAGGACATCCAGCTTCTGAAGAGGACTGTGGAGACTGAGGCTGTTCAG ATGCTAAAAGACATCAAGAAGGAGAAAGTGCTGCTGCGGAGGAAGTCGGAGCTGCCCCAGGACGTGTACACCATCAAGGCACTGGAGGCGCACAAGCGGGCGGAAGAGTTCCTAACTGCCAGCCAGGAGGCTCTCTGA
- the PPP2R5D gene encoding serine/threonine-protein phosphatase 2A 56 kDa regulatory subunit delta isoform isoform 3 (isoform 3 is encoded by transcript variant 3) — translation MPYKLKKEKELFIQKLRQCCVLFDFVSDPLSDLKFKEVKRAGLNEMVEYITHSRDVVTEAIYPEAVTMFSVNLFRTLPPSSNPTGAEFDPEEDEPTLEAAWPHLQLVYEFFLRFLESPDFQPNIAKKYIDQKFVLALLDLFDSEDPRERDFLKTILHRIYGKFLGLRAYIRRQINHIFYRFIYETEHHNGIAELLEILGSIINGFALPLKEEHKMFLIRVLLPLHKVKSLSVYHPQLAYCVVQFLEKESSLTEPVIVGLLKFWPKTHSPKEVMFLNELEEILDVIEPSEFSKVMEPLFRQLAKCVSSPHFQVAERALYYWNNEYIMSLISDNAARVLPIMFPALYRNSKSHWNKTIHGLIYNALKLFMEMNQKLFDDCTQQYKAEKQKGRFRMKEREEMWQKIEELARLNPQYPMFRAPPPLPPVYSMETETPTAEDIQLLKRTVETEAVQMLKDIKKEKVLLRRKSELPQDVYTIKALEAHKRAEEFLTASQEAL, via the exons GAGCTGTTTATCCAGAAGCTACGCCAGTGCTGTGTCCTCTTTGACTTCGTGTCAGACCCACTCAGTGACCTCAAATTCAAGGAGGTGAAGCGGGCAGGACTCAACGAGATGGTGGAGTACATCACCCATAGCCGTGATGTTGTCACTGAGGCCATTTACCCTGAGGCTGTCACCATG TTTTCAGTGAACCTCTTCCGGACGCTGCCACCTTCATCGAATCCCACAGGGGCTGAGTTTGACCCAGAGGAAGATGAGCCCACCCTGGAAGCTGCTTGGCCACATCTCCAG CTCGTGTATGAGTTCTTCTTACGTTTCCTTGAGTCTCCTGATTTCCAGCCAAACATAGCCAAGAAGTACATCGACCAGAAGTTTGTACTTGCT CTCCTAGACCTATTTGACAGTGAGGATCCTCGAGAGCGGGACTTCCTCAAGACCATTTTGCATCGCATCTATGGCAAGTTTTTGGGGCTCCGGGCTTATATCCGTAGGCAGATCAACCACATCTTCTACAG GTTCATCTACGAGACGGAGCATCACAACGGGATTGCTGAGCTCCTGGAGATCCTGGGCAG CATCATCAATGGCTTTGCCCTGCCCCTTAAAGAAGAGCACAAGATGTTCCTCATCCGTGTCCTACTTCCCCTTCACAAGGTCAAGTCCCTGAGTGTCTACCACCCTCAG CTGGCATACTGTGTGGTACAATTCCTGGAGAAGGAGAGCAGTCTGACTGAGCCG gtaattgtgggacttctcaAGTTTTGGCCCAAGACCCACAGCCCCAAGGAGGTGATGTTCTTGAATGAGCTGGAGGAGATTCTGGACGTCATTGAACCTTCTGAGTTCAGCAAAGTGATGGAACCCCTCTTCCGCCAGCTGGCCAAGTGTGTCTCTAGCCCCCATTTCCAG GTGGCAGAGCGTGCTCTCTATTACTGGAACAATGAGTACATCATGAGCCTGATAAGTGACAATGCTGCCCGAGTCCTCCCCATCATGTTCCCTGCACTCTACAGGAACTCCAAGAGCCACTGGAACAA GACAATCCATGGACTGATCTATAATGCCCTGAAGTTGTTTATGGAAATGAATCAGAAGCTGTTTGATGACTGCACACAACAATACAAGGCAGAGAAGCAGAA GGGCCGGTTCCGaatgaaggaaagggaagagatgtGGCAAAAAATCGAGGAGCTGGCCCGGCTTAATCCCCAG TATCCCATGTTCCGAGCCCCTCCACCACTGCCCCCTGTGTACTCGATGGAGACAGAGACCCCCACAGCTGAGGACATCCAGCTTCTGAAGAGGACTGTGGAGACTGAGGCTGTTCAG ATGCTAAAAGACATCAAGAAGGAGAAAGTGCTGCTGCGGAGGAAGTCGGAGCTGCCCCAGGACGTGTACACCATCAAGGCACTGGAGGCGCACAAGCGGGCGGAAGAGTTCCTAACTGCCAGCCAGGAGGCTCTCTGA
- the PPP2R5D gene encoding serine/threonine-protein phosphatase 2A 56 kDa regulatory subunit delta isoform isoform 4 (isoform 4 is encoded by transcript variant 4) — translation MVEYITHSRDVVTEAIYPEAVTMFSVNLFRTLPPSSNPTGAEFDPEEDEPTLEAAWPHLQLVYEFFLRFLESPDFQPNIAKKYIDQKFVLALLDLFDSEDPRERDFLKTILHRIYGKFLGLRAYIRRQINHIFYRFIYETEHHNGIAELLEILGSIINGFALPLKEEHKMFLIRVLLPLHKVKSLSVYHPQLAYCVVQFLEKESSLTEPVIVGLLKFWPKTHSPKEVMFLNELEEILDVIEPSEFSKVMEPLFRQLAKCVSSPHFQVAERALYYWNNEYIMSLISDNAARVLPIMFPALYRNSKSHWNKTIHGLIYNALKLFMEMNQKLFDDCTQQYKAEKQKGRFRMKEREEMWQKIEELARLNPQYPMFRAPPPLPPVYSMETETPTAEDIQLLKRTVETEAVQMLKDIKKEKVLLRRKSELPQDVYTIKALEAHKRAEEFLTASQEAL, via the exons ATGGTGGAGTACATCACCCATAGCCGTGATGTTGTCACTGAGGCCATTTACCCTGAGGCTGTCACCATG TTTTCAGTGAACCTCTTCCGGACGCTGCCACCTTCATCGAATCCCACAGGGGCTGAGTTTGACCCAGAGGAAGATGAGCCCACCCTGGAAGCTGCTTGGCCACATCTCCAG CTCGTGTATGAGTTCTTCTTACGTTTCCTTGAGTCTCCTGATTTCCAGCCAAACATAGCCAAGAAGTACATCGACCAGAAGTTTGTACTTGCT CTCCTAGACCTATTTGACAGTGAGGATCCTCGAGAGCGGGACTTCCTCAAGACCATTTTGCATCGCATCTATGGCAAGTTTTTGGGGCTCCGGGCTTATATCCGTAGGCAGATCAACCACATCTTCTACAG GTTCATCTACGAGACGGAGCATCACAACGGGATTGCTGAGCTCCTGGAGATCCTGGGCAG CATCATCAATGGCTTTGCCCTGCCCCTTAAAGAAGAGCACAAGATGTTCCTCATCCGTGTCCTACTTCCCCTTCACAAGGTCAAGTCCCTGAGTGTCTACCACCCTCAG CTGGCATACTGTGTGGTACAATTCCTGGAGAAGGAGAGCAGTCTGACTGAGCCG gtaattgtgggacttctcaAGTTTTGGCCCAAGACCCACAGCCCCAAGGAGGTGATGTTCTTGAATGAGCTGGAGGAGATTCTGGACGTCATTGAACCTTCTGAGTTCAGCAAAGTGATGGAACCCCTCTTCCGCCAGCTGGCCAAGTGTGTCTCTAGCCCCCATTTCCAG GTGGCAGAGCGTGCTCTCTATTACTGGAACAATGAGTACATCATGAGCCTGATAAGTGACAATGCTGCCCGAGTCCTCCCCATCATGTTCCCTGCACTCTACAGGAACTCCAAGAGCCACTGGAACAA GACAATCCATGGACTGATCTATAATGCCCTGAAGTTGTTTATGGAAATGAATCAGAAGCTGTTTGATGACTGCACACAACAATACAAGGCAGAGAAGCAGAA GGGCCGGTTCCGaatgaaggaaagggaagagatgtGGCAAAAAATCGAGGAGCTGGCCCGGCTTAATCCCCAG TATCCCATGTTCCGAGCCCCTCCACCACTGCCCCCTGTGTACTCGATGGAGACAGAGACCCCCACAGCTGAGGACATCCAGCTTCTGAAGAGGACTGTGGAGACTGAGGCTGTTCAG ATGCTAAAAGACATCAAGAAGGAGAAAGTGCTGCTGCGGAGGAAGTCGGAGCTGCCCCAGGACGTGTACACCATCAAGGCACTGGAGGCGCACAAGCGGGCGGAAGAGTTCCTAACTGCCAGCCAGGAGGCTCTCTGA
- the MEA1 gene encoding male-enhanced antigen 1 isoform 1 (isoform 1 is encoded by transcript variant 1): MGPERHLSGAPARMATVVLGGDTMGPERIFPNQTEELGHQGPSEGTGDWSSEEPEEEQEETGSGPAGYSYQPLNQDPEQEEVELAPVGDGDVVADIQDRIQALGLHLPDPPLESEDEDEEGATALNNHSSIPMDPEHVELVKRTMAGVSLPAPGVPAWAREISDAQWEDVVQKALQARQASPAWK; this comes from the exons ATGGGGCCTGAAAGGCATCTGTCAGGCG CCCCTGCCCGGATGGCAACAGTAGTTCTAGGAGGAGACACCATGGGCCCTGAGCGTATCTTCCCCAATCAGACTGAGGAACTGGGACATCAGGGCCCTTCAGAAGGCACTGGGGATTGGAGCAGTGAGGAGCCtgaggaagagcaggaggaaaCGGGGTCGGGCCCAGCTGGCTACTCCTACCAGCCCCTGAACCAAGATCCTGAACAAGAGGAGGTGGAACTGGCACCAGTGGGGGATGGAGATGTAGTTGCTGACATCCAGGATCGAATCCAG GCCCTGGGGCTTCATTTGCCAGACCCACCATTAGAGAgtgaagatgaagatgaggagGGAGCTACAGCGTTGAACAACCACAGCTCTATTCCCATGGACCCAG AACATGTAGAGCTGGTGAAAAGGACAATGGCTGGAGTAAGCCTGCCTGCGCCAGGGGTTCCTGCCTGGGCTCGGGAGATATCGGATGCCCAGTGGGAAGATGTGGTACAGAAAGCCCTCCAAGCCCGGCAGGCATCCCCTGCCTGGAAGTGA
- the MEA1 gene encoding male-enhanced antigen 1 isoform X1: protein MATVVLGGDTMGPERIFPNQTEELGHQGPSEGTGDWSSEEPEEEQEETGSGPAGYSYQPLNQDPEQEEVELAPVGDGDVVADIQDRIQALGLHLPDPPLESEDEDEEGATALNNHSSIPMDPEHVELVKRTMAGVSLPAPGVPAWAREISDAQWEDVVQKALQARQASPAWK, encoded by the exons ATGGCAACAGTAGTTCTAGGAGGAGACACCATGGGCCCTGAGCGTATCTTCCCCAATCAGACTGAGGAACTGGGACATCAGGGCCCTTCAGAAGGCACTGGGGATTGGAGCAGTGAGGAGCCtgaggaagagcaggaggaaaCGGGGTCGGGCCCAGCTGGCTACTCCTACCAGCCCCTGAACCAAGATCCTGAACAAGAGGAGGTGGAACTGGCACCAGTGGGGGATGGAGATGTAGTTGCTGACATCCAGGATCGAATCCAG GCCCTGGGGCTTCATTTGCCAGACCCACCATTAGAGAgtgaagatgaagatgaggagGGAGCTACAGCGTTGAACAACCACAGCTCTATTCCCATGGACCCAG AACATGTAGAGCTGGTGAAAAGGACAATGGCTGGAGTAAGCCTGCCTGCGCCAGGGGTTCCTGCCTGGGCTCGGGAGATATCGGATGCCCAGTGGGAAGATGTGGTACAGAAAGCCCTCCAAGCCCGGCAGGCATCCCCTGCCTGGAAGTGA
- the MEA1 gene encoding male-enhanced antigen 1 isoform 3 (isoform 3 is encoded by transcript variant 4) gives MCKYVSRPRRPLAPARMATVVLGGDTMGPERIFPNQTEELGHQGPSEGTGDWSSEEPEEEQEETGSGPAGYSYQPLNQDPEQEEVELAPVGDGDVVADIQDRIQALGLHLPDPPLESEDEDEEGATALNNHSSIPMDPEHVELVKRTMAGVSLPAPGVPAWAREISDAQWEDVVQKALQARQASPAWK, from the exons ATGTGCAAATATGTGTCGAGACCGAGGAGGCCACTGG CCCCTGCCCGGATGGCAACAGTAGTTCTAGGAGGAGACACCATGGGCCCTGAGCGTATCTTCCCCAATCAGACTGAGGAACTGGGACATCAGGGCCCTTCAGAAGGCACTGGGGATTGGAGCAGTGAGGAGCCtgaggaagagcaggaggaaaCGGGGTCGGGCCCAGCTGGCTACTCCTACCAGCCCCTGAACCAAGATCCTGAACAAGAGGAGGTGGAACTGGCACCAGTGGGGGATGGAGATGTAGTTGCTGACATCCAGGATCGAATCCAG GCCCTGGGGCTTCATTTGCCAGACCCACCATTAGAGAgtgaagatgaagatgaggagGGAGCTACAGCGTTGAACAACCACAGCTCTATTCCCATGGACCCAG AACATGTAGAGCTGGTGAAAAGGACAATGGCTGGAGTAAGCCTGCCTGCGCCAGGGGTTCCTGCCTGGGCTCGGGAGATATCGGATGCCCAGTGGGAAGATGTGGTACAGAAAGCCCTCCAAGCCCGGCAGGCATCCCCTGCCTGGAAGTGA